The sequence below is a genomic window from Armatimonadota bacterium.
AGCCGGGAGGATGACCGGATAGGCACCCGGAGCGTTAGCGCCTTCGTAACCGAGGTTCGAAGAGGACGAGAACGCCTGCGAAGAGGTGAACATGACGGTTTCGGCCGGAGCGACAGCAGCGGTGCCCGATCGAGCAACCGACGTGTCACAGGCATACCACGGCGACAGGAACATATAGTTGTAACCGTACTGCGGGAAGATATCTTGGTTTGCCCACCAAGCATAAGGACCGTTGCCGAAGATGTTGTCGCTGTCGCCCTTGCCCGGATCGACGAGGATGGTCAGGTTCTTTTGGTACGGCTGGATGAGGTGAACCCAGGTGTAGGCCGGGGTCGTTCCATCGGACATGTACGGCCAGCTGGCGTAGGTCTGAATGTTCAGCGGGAGCATGTCGTCGACGTCGCCTTCGTACATGATGCCAGCGAGAGCGATTTGCTTCTGGTTGCTGATGGACGAAGCCTTCTTGGCAGCCTTCTTGGCTTGGGCGAAGACAGGGAAGAGGATTGCAGCGAGGATCG
It includes:
- a CDS encoding prepilin-type N-terminal cleavage/methylation domain-containing protein produces the protein MRNRAFTLIELLVVIAIIAILAAILFPVFAQAKKAAKKASSISNQKQIALAGIMYEGDVDDMLPLNIQTYASWPYMSDGTTPAYTWVHLIQPYQKNLTILVDPGKGDSDNIFGNGPYAWWANQDIFPQYGYNYMFLSPWYACDTSVARSGTAAVAPAETVMFTSSQAFSSSSNLGYEGANAPGAYPVILPAPNACIWVGASGQSNWHADVTPHVTASTRTAIYDGAIVGFVDGHAKFMKDGALAAGTDFGTATGDNAVVTDITKYLWDLDGTLNDLSL